The segment CCAGCGCCACCGACCAGAGCACGCCCATCACGCTGAGGACCGCCACGCCCTGCCGGCGGTTGCCGAGCATCGTGCCGAGGGTGCGTGTCAGTGCGACCGGGAGCAGGAGGATGAGGAAGACCTCGAAGAAGTTGGTGAGCCCGGTCGGGTTCTCGAAGGGGTGGGCGGAGTTGGCGTTGAAGAAGCCGCCGCCGTTGTTGCCGAGCTCCTTGATCGCCTCCTGGCTGGCCACCGGGCCGCCGGTGAGCACCTGCGGGTGACCCGCGAGCGTGGTCATCGTGGAGTCGGCGAAGCTCTGCACCACCCCGCCGGCGACCAGCAGGACCGCCGCGACGAACGACAGCGGCAGCAGGACCCGGATCGTTCCCCGGGTCAGGTCGACCCAGAAGTTGCCCAGCGTCGCGCTGCGCGAGCGGACGAACCCCCTGATCAGGGCCACGGCGACGGCCATCCCGACCGCCGCGGACAGGAAGTTCTGCACGGCGAGGCCGGCCATCTGGGTGGTGAAGCCGAGCGTCGACTCGCCCGCGTAGGACTGCCAGTTGGTGTTCGTGACGAACGAGACGGCCGCGTTGAACGACATCCAGAACGGCACACCCGGCAACCCCCGGTCCATCGGCAGCGCGGCCTGGCCGAGCTGGACGGCCATCAGTGCCACGACTCCCACGAGGCTGAAACCGACCACGCTGGTGGCGTAGGACCGCGCGCCCTGCTCTGCGTCGGGGTCGACACCGGTGAGTCGGTAGACGGCGCGCTCGACGCGGAGGTGGTGGGTGCTGGTCCACACGCGCGCCATGAAGTCGCCCAGCGGGACGTAGGCCGCGGCGAGGAGCGCGACCAGGGCCGCGATGGTCAGGAGGTCGGAGGCGGTGTCGCTCACTCGAAGCGCTCCGGGAAGATCAGGGCCGCGAGGACGTAGAGCGCGATGAGGACCACCGCGACCACGAGCAGGCTGCTGGAGAGGGACATGCCTCCAACCTCAGCCTGCGCCGGGCTCCCGTGGCCGGTCTTGACGCCGTCTTAGCGGTCCTTGATGCCCACTTGTCGTGCCCGGGCCTACTCGGCGACGGGAGGGCGCGCCGACTTGCGCAGTCGTCGTGCGAGATGCGCGCGGCGCGCCGACGCGCGCGCCCAGACCGTCTGCTGGAAGGCGAGGGTCGCCCAGCCGGCGACGGCCATGCCGGACAGGTTGAGCACGAGCTGCAGGGTGCTGCCCCATATCTCGTGCGCGACCCCGAAGGCGAGCCCGAGTGCGATGTTGCCGGCGGCGGGCACGGTGGTGACGGAGACGAAGACGCCCGAGAGGCCTCCGACCTTGGCGGAGGTGAGGGACAGGACACCCGCTGCTCCGGCAATGACGGCGACGATGAAGGACCACTTGTCGGGGGTGTAGATGAAGGCGGTGCCGGGCCGCGGGCCGGTGACGTCGTCCTCCACCACCCAGCCGAGAGCACGTGTGGCCAGCGCCGCCAGCGCGGTGAGGAGGATCCCGACCAGGAACCCGACAGCCAGCGTCCGGGTCGCTCGAGCCATGAGGTACCCCCTGCGTCGCACCAGCGCGAGGCCCAGTGCGGCGACGGCGATGAACTCGGGCCCGAGGATCATCGCTCCGATGACGAGGATCTGGGAGTCGAGCACGATGGCGATGCTGGCCAGCGACGTGGCGAGGGTCATGAACGAGAGATAGGTCCAGTTGAGCTCGGACTCCTCGTAGGCGCGTTGGGTGACGTCCGCCCAGACCACGGCGTCGGCGCTGCTTCCCGGCGTGCGGCGCTCGGCGTCGAGTCCCGAGCTGGACAGCCACGTGCCCACCGGTTCGATGTGCACGCTCCCGGTGTGCTGCACGCCGAGGTCCCGCAGCCCGTCGATCAGCTCGTTGGCACCCTCGCGGGCCACATCGGCCAGGACCAGGTCGCCGGGGGGCTGGATCGAGGCGTGCGGGACGAGGGCCACTCCGCTGACCGCCGGGGACTGCTCGAGCATCTCGACGACGCGACTGGTGAGGTCGGACGGGGTCGTCATCCGTAGGTGCAGCATGGTCCCAGTCTGAGCCTCCTCGGGCACCGAGGCAGCGAGGATCGGGCGGCGCGCCCTCAGGGGCGGGCGTGCTCGATGGCCTCGTCCTCCTCGGGCGAGAGCTGCTGCTCGCACGACCAGGAGGAGATGGACTTGGCGTAGGTGCGGGCCTCGCTCCGACCGTGGATCGACGTCAGGACGACCCCGTGACCCGCGTCGTCGAGCACGGCCAGGCTCCAGCTGAGGTGCCCCCCGACGTCGCCGAACGCGTCGTAGCGCACGACCGAGAGGTGCCGCAGCGAGTCGGCGCTCTCCGCCTTGAGGGCCGCGACCTCCTGCCGCAGGCCGTGCACGTCCTCCGGGAGCGCGTCGACCCCCTCGCCGCCGGTGCGTGTCGTCGTACGACGGAGGGCGAGCGCGGCGAGCGCGCAGGCGACGGCAGCGAGGACGATGGCGACCACAGCGAGCATGCGCTGACCCTATGTTCGGGGGGCGGTCACGGCCCGTCGGACACGGCCGGAGGTGACACACTCGCCGACGTGACCCGACGCATCGCCTACCAGGGAGAGCCCGGAGCCAACTCCCACCTGGTGTGCCAGCAGGCCTACCCAGACTGGGAGCCGCTGCCGTGCGCGTCGTTCGAGGATGCCTTCGCGGCCGTCGAGAGCGGCGAGGCCGACCTGGCGATGATCCCGATCGACAACTCGATCGCCGGGCGGGTGGCCGACATCCACCACTTCCTGCCGACGTCCGACCTGCACATCGTGGGCGAGCGGTTCCTGCGCATCCAGTTCTCCCTGATGGCGCTGCCGGAGGCGAGCATCGAGTCGCTGCGCACCGTGCACAGCCACGTCCACGCCCTCGGCCAGTGCCGCGGCGTGATCCGCGAGCTCGGCCTGACGCCCGTCGTGGCGGGCGACACCGCGGGGGCCGCCCGCGAGGTCGCGGAGTCCGGCGACCCGACGCAGGCGGCGATCGCCCCGCCGCTGGCCGCCGAGATCTACGGCCTGCAGGTGCTGCGCGAGGAGATCGAGGACGAGGACCACAACACCACCCGCTTCGTGGTGCTGTCCCGCGACTTCGAGCAGGCTCCCGCGGGCAACGGCCCCGTCGTGACGACGTTCATCTTCAACGTGCGCAACCTCCCCGCCGCGCTCTACAAGGCGCTCGGCGGCTTCGCGACCAACGGCGTCAACATGACCAAGCTGGAGAGCTACATGGTCGGCGGGCACTTCACCGCCACCCAGTTCCTCGCCGAGGTCGACGGCCACCCCGACGACCCCGCCGTGCGCAACGCGCTGGAGGAGCTGGCGTTCTTCACCACCGAGGTGAAGGTCCTCGGCGTCTACCCCGCCGACCCCTTCCGGGCCGACTGAGCGGCTGCCTTTGGTGACTGCGACACTCACCCGGTGATCGATCCCCTCGTCGTGGCCCTCGCCTTCGGCGCCATCTTCGTCGTCGAGCTCCCCGACAAGACCTTCATCGCCACCCTGGTGATGTCGACCAAGATGCGGCCGCTCTTCGTCTGGATCGGCGTCGGGCTGGCCTTCCTGGCCCAGACGGCCGTCGCGGTCGGCATCGGCAAGGCCGCCTCGTTCCTGCCCGAGCAGCTGATCCACACGGTCGCCGCGCTGATGTTCGTGATCGGCGCGATCATCCTCTTCCGCGCCGCGCGCACCGCCGACGCCGACGAGGGCGCCCAGGAGGACGAGTTCGCCGCCAAGGCCGACTCCGCCGCCCACGGCTTCAAGGTCGTCGTGACCTCCTTCCTCGTCCTCTTCGCCGCCGAGTGGGGCGACCTGTCGCAGCTGCTGACCATCTCCCTCGTCGCCAAGTACGACGACCCGGTGTCCGTGTTCCTCGGCGCCTGGGGCGCGCTGCTGGCCGTCTCCGGCCTGGCGGTCATCGTCGGCCGGCTGCTGCTCCAGCGGGTCAGGCTCTCGGTCCTGCACTACGTG is part of the Nocardioides cavernae genome and harbors:
- the kdpA gene encoding potassium-transporting ATPase subunit KdpA, translated to MSDTASDLLTIAALVALLAAAYVPLGDFMARVWTSTHHLRVERAVYRLTGVDPDAEQGARSYATSVVGFSLVGVVALMAVQLGQAALPMDRGLPGVPFWMSFNAAVSFVTNTNWQSYAGESTLGFTTQMAGLAVQNFLSAAVGMAVAVALIRGFVRSRSATLGNFWVDLTRGTIRVLLPLSFVAAVLLVAGGVVQSFADSTMTTLAGHPQVLTGGPVASQEAIKELGNNGGGFFNANSAHPFENPTGLTNFFEVFLILLLPVALTRTLGTMLGNRRQGVAVLSVMGVLWSVALAVTTWAEVGAHSAAAQAAGAAMEGKETRFGEWASALFAVATTGTSTGAVNASHDSLTPAGGGAVLVNMMLGEIVPGGVGAGIYGILVMAILAVFVAGLMVGRTPELLGKKISARQMTYVALYTLTTPALVLVGTGAAIGRGEAADAMGNAGGHGFSEVLYAYTSAANNNGSAFGGITVTSDFFQVTLALAMLLGRLLPIVLVLLLAGSLARQGTVPVTAGTLPTHTPLFVGMLVGVIVVMTGLTYFPALALGPIAEALA
- a CDS encoding potassium-transporting ATPase subunit F, whose amino-acid sequence is MSLSSSLLVVAVVLIALYVLAALIFPERFE
- a CDS encoding DUF389 domain-containing protein, with the translated sequence MLHLRMTTPSDLTSRVVEMLEQSPAVSGVALVPHASIQPPGDLVLADVAREGANELIDGLRDLGVQHTGSVHIEPVGTWLSSSGLDAERRTPGSSADAVVWADVTQRAYEESELNWTYLSFMTLATSLASIAIVLDSQILVIGAMILGPEFIAVAALGLALVRRRGYLMARATRTLAVGFLVGILLTALAALATRALGWVVEDDVTGPRPGTAFIYTPDKWSFIVAVIAGAAGVLSLTSAKVGGLSGVFVSVTTVPAAGNIALGLAFGVAHEIWGSTLQLVLNLSGMAVAGWATLAFQQTVWARASARRAHLARRLRKSARPPVAE
- a CDS encoding DUF4446 family protein; the encoded protein is MLAVVAIVLAAVACALAALALRRTTTRTGGEGVDALPEDVHGLRQEVAALKAESADSLRHLSVVRYDAFGDVGGHLSWSLAVLDDAGHGVVLTSIHGRSEARTYAKSISSWSCEQQLSPEEDEAIEHARP
- a CDS encoding prephenate dehydratase, translating into MTRRIAYQGEPGANSHLVCQQAYPDWEPLPCASFEDAFAAVESGEADLAMIPIDNSIAGRVADIHHFLPTSDLHIVGERFLRIQFSLMALPEASIESLRTVHSHVHALGQCRGVIRELGLTPVVAGDTAGAAREVAESGDPTQAAIAPPLAAEIYGLQVLREEIEDEDHNTTRFVVLSRDFEQAPAGNGPVVTTFIFNVRNLPAALYKALGGFATNGVNMTKLESYMVGGHFTATQFLAEVDGHPDDPAVRNALEELAFFTTEVKVLGVYPADPFRAD
- a CDS encoding TMEM165/GDT1 family protein, with the protein product MIDPLVVALAFGAIFVVELPDKTFIATLVMSTKMRPLFVWIGVGLAFLAQTAVAVGIGKAASFLPEQLIHTVAALMFVIGAIILFRAARTADADEGAQEDEFAAKADSAAHGFKVVVTSFLVLFAAEWGDLSQLLTISLVAKYDDPVSVFLGAWGALLAVSGLAVIVGRLLLQRVRLSVLHYVGAAVCVFMAALTVWEMTR